One window of Centropristis striata isolate RG_2023a ecotype Rhode Island chromosome 21, C.striata_1.0, whole genome shotgun sequence genomic DNA carries:
- the hoxb1b gene encoding homeobox protein Hox-B1b translates to MNSYLDYPVCNRGANIFSAKAGYHNLNHGYMSSNSCATSDSYAPDGRLVAATSAPHQSPNLPLHHQTHVNLDLQFAAPGSSMYGSPLEYGHHQYGLAPEQDRSYIHAQVSPLGTNMAPYTGDSCGPGVATGGQYLHFGNGDQRQQEYPESVYTRLPAQSKEKDLEHVEETSKTFDWMKVKRNPPKTAVLSEFGVPGQHNVIRTNFTTKQLTELEKEFHFNKYLTRARRVEVAASLELNETQVKIWFQNRRMKQKKREKLGCALVSSSAAPVEKLSGPDSSPKGKGKDCEA, encoded by the exons ATGAACTCCTACTTAGACTACCCCGTGTGCAACAGGGGAGCAAATATTTTCAGTGCCAAGGCCGGATACCACAACTTAAACCATGGATACATGTCGTCCAACTCCTGCGCAACAAGTGATAGTTACGCACCGGACGGGCGGTTAGTTGCTGCAACTTCTGCGCCACATCAGAGCCCCAACCTCCCTCTGCACCACCAGACACACGTCAACCTGGACCTGCAGTTCGCAGCGCCGGGGAGCTCCATGTACGGCTCGCCTTTGGAGTACGGACACCACCAGTACGGCCTCGCCCCCGAGCAGGACCGGAGCTACATCCACGCACAGGTTTCCCCCCTCGGGACCAACATGGCTCCCTACACCGGGGACAGCTGCGGGCCCGGAGTGGCGACAGGCGGCCAGTATCTTCACTTTGGAAACGGGGATCAGAGGCAGCAAGAATACCCAGAGAGTGTTTACACTCGGTTACCGGCCCAGAGCAAGGAGAAGGACCTGGAGCATGTGGAGGAAACTTCTAAAACATTTGACTGGATGAAAGTGAAGCGGAATCCACCTAAAACAG CGGTCCTGTCGGAGTTCGGGGTCCCCGGCCAGCACAACGTGATCCGCACCAACTTCACCACCAAGCAGCTGACCGAGCTGGAGAAGGAGTTCCACTTCAACAAGTACCTGACGCGGGCGCGGAGGGTGGAGGTGGCAGCCAGCCTGGAGCTGAACGAGACGCAGGTGAAAATCTGGTTTCAGAACCGCAGGATGAAGCAGAAGAAACGCGAGAAACTGGGCTGCGCTTTGGTCAGCAGCAGCGCGGCACCTGTGGAGAAACTCTCCGGGCCCGACTCCTCTCCAAAAGGGAAAGGGAAAGACTGTGAAGCAtga
- the LOC131959875 gene encoding homeobox protein Hox-B3a-like: MEMQRTSATQNLQQHQSFFFCSGEALQDDVGGFGCTAAAAAGAAAAHQQLAQVDAFERKRSKQQKFPASKKIFPWMKESRASSQKAGRRSADCSVTEKCPGATPASKRTRTAYTSAQLVELEKEFHFSRYLCKPRRVEMANLLNLHERQIKIWFQNRRMKQKKDERLQGLPAATSPCSPPSSPSAPGSPTLSSLGYVHLGGDYPPASPPLKPQPQPQPQQQYPAEYSKYPAPGFTHGPQFNAQYHTHATSRTHVDINGSYFPQSCTQDRIMQAPKLTHL, translated from the exons ATGGAAATGCAGAGAACCAGCGCGACACAAAACCTCCAGCAGCACCaaagcttcttcttctgcagcgGCGAGGCTCTGCAGGACGACGTCGGCGGGTTCGGgtgcacagcagcagcagcagcaggagcagcagcagcacaccaacAACTGGCGCAAGTAGACGCGTTCGAGCGCAAGAGGTCGAAACAGCAAAAGTTTCCTGCAAGCAAAAAGATTTTCCCCTGGATGAAAGAGTCCAGAGCCTCCAGCCAGAAGGCCGGCAGGAGGAGCGCAG acTGCAGCGTCACAGAGAAGTGTCCAGGCGCGACCCCGGCCTCCAAGAGGACGCGCACCGCGTACACGAGCGCGCAACTGGTGGAGCTGGAGAAGGAGTTCCACTTCAGCCGCTACCTGTGCAAGCCGCGGCGCGTGGAGATGGCCAACCTGCTCAACCTCCACGAGAGGCAGATCAAGATCTGGTTCCAGAACCGGAGGATGAAGCAGAAGAAGGACGAGCGGCTGCAGGGCCTCCCCGCCGCCACGTCCCCCTGCTCGCCCCCGTCCTCCCCCTCCGCCCCGGGCAGCCCAACTCTGTCCAGCCTGGGCTACGTCCACCTGGGCGGGGACTACCCGCCGGCCTCCCCTCCGCTCAAGCCCCAGCCCCAGCCCCAGCCCCAGCAGCAGTATCCGGCAGAGTACTCCAAGTACCCGGCCCCGGGCTTCACGCACGGTCCGCAGTTTAACGCGCAGTACCACACGCACGCGACCTCACGCACACACGTGGATATTAACGGCTCATATTTCCCACAGAGCTGCACTCAGGACAGAATCATGCAAGCTCCAAAACTGACTCATCTGTAG